A single window of Pseudoduganella plicata DNA harbors:
- a CDS encoding biotin-independent malonate decarboxylase subunit beta has protein sequence MSSYLELTARQRIPAIFDPGSFEEFLPPSERIASPHLAQLDAPVSFDDGVVVGRGLLGGHVVFGAAQEGGFMGGAVGEVHGAKLVGMLRRAIDEKAHAVLLLLESGGVRLHEANAGLIAVSEVMRAMLDARAAGIPVVAVVGGSNGCFGGMGISARCANVVIMSEEGRLAMSGPEVIETASGVEEFDSRDRALVWRTTGGKHRYLMGDCQMLVADDTAAFRAAALEAIGGIGNAGLTLEDLLAEQAMLTRRLADTEGLVEPMDVWRKLGVPDPASVPMLDADAFLQLAAPYRAGGQR, from the coding sequence ATGAGCAGCTATCTCGAATTGACCGCGCGCCAGCGCATACCGGCCATCTTCGATCCCGGCTCGTTTGAAGAATTCCTGCCGCCGTCCGAACGCATTGCCAGCCCGCACCTGGCGCAGCTTGATGCGCCCGTGTCGTTTGACGACGGTGTCGTCGTCGGACGCGGGCTGCTGGGTGGCCACGTCGTCTTCGGCGCGGCGCAGGAGGGCGGCTTCATGGGCGGCGCCGTCGGCGAGGTGCACGGCGCCAAGCTGGTCGGCATGCTGCGCAGGGCCATTGACGAAAAGGCGCATGCGGTATTGCTGCTGCTGGAATCGGGCGGCGTGCGCCTGCACGAAGCCAACGCGGGCCTGATCGCCGTCTCGGAAGTCATGCGCGCCATGCTCGATGCGCGTGCGGCGGGCATTCCGGTCGTCGCGGTCGTGGGTGGATCGAACGGCTGCTTTGGCGGCATGGGCATTTCGGCGCGCTGCGCCAACGTCGTCATCATGTCGGAGGAAGGGCGGCTGGCGATGTCCGGGCCCGAGGTGATCGAGACGGCCAGCGGTGTCGAGGAATTCGACTCGCGCGACCGTGCGCTGGTCTGGCGCACCACGGGCGGCAAGCACCGCTACCTGATGGGCGACTGCCAGATGCTGGTGGCGGACGACACGGCGGCGTTCCGCGCCGCGGCGCTGGAAGCCATCGGCGGCATCGGCAACGCCGGCCTGACATTGGAAGACCTGCTGGCCGAACAGGCCATGCTGACGCGGCGCCTGGCCGATACCGAAGGGCTGGTGGAGCCGATGGACGTGTGGCGCAAACTTGGCGTGCCCGACCCGGCCAGTGTGCCGATGCTCGATGCCGACGCCTTCCTGCAACTGGCGGCGCCGTATCGCGCAGGAGGTCAACGATGA
- the mdcC gene encoding malonate decarboxylase acyl carrier protein has translation METLHYRFEQGTRPLAGQPQLVGVVGSGNLEVLIEAAPLGGACEIDVRTAAVGFGATWQAVMADFHARWQLADARISINDMGATPAVVSLRLDQAVETLTGGTP, from the coding sequence ATGGAAACACTACATTACAGGTTCGAGCAAGGCACGCGGCCGCTGGCAGGACAGCCGCAGCTGGTCGGTGTCGTTGGCTCGGGCAACCTTGAAGTATTGATCGAAGCGGCGCCGTTGGGGGGCGCCTGCGAGATCGACGTGCGCACCGCCGCCGTCGGCTTCGGCGCCACGTGGCAGGCCGTGATGGCCGACTTCCACGCACGCTGGCAACTGGCCGACGCGCGCATCAGCATCAACGACATGGGCGCTACACCCGCCGTCGTCAGCCTGCGCCTGGACCAGGCGGTCGAAACGCTGACAGGAGGCACGCCATGA
- the mdcA gene encoding malonate decarboxylase subunit alpha — protein sequence MNHPEGRWSTQQDNRNARLARARAALGDALDGKVVAASHVVELLHQVLEPGDRVCLEGNNQKQADFLGKALTRLDPARINGLHMLLSVLSLPEHLDVFEKGIGARLDFSFSGPQAGRLAKLAQSGKLNIGAIHTYLELFARYFVDLTPRVALVAAEMADREGNLYTGPNTEDTPAIVEATAFKSGIVIAQVNRIVDKLPRVDIPSGWVEYVVQSPTPYYIEPLFTRDPALISEIQVLMAMMAIKGIYAEYEVQRLNHGIGFDTAAIELLLPTYAADLGLKGKIARHWALNPHPALIPAIEAGFVESVHSFGSELGMENYIRARPDVFFTGPDGSMRSNRAFSQAAGHYACDMFIGSTLQIDLQGNSSTATLGRISGFGGAPNMGADARGRRHPSAAWLKAGEQARAGRNTIPRGQKLVVQIVETFREHMAPAFVERLDAWQLAEQAGMAIPPVMIYGDDVTHILTEEGIANLLLCRSDEEREQAIRGVAGYTPVGMGRDKRMVENLRDRGIIRRPEDLGIDKRLATRDLLAAKNMKGLVRASGDLYEPPKRFRNW from the coding sequence ATGAATCACCCTGAAGGCCGCTGGAGCACCCAGCAAGACAATCGCAACGCGCGCCTGGCCCGCGCCCGCGCCGCCCTGGGCGACGCGCTGGATGGCAAGGTCGTCGCGGCGTCGCACGTCGTCGAACTCCTGCACCAGGTGCTGGAACCGGGCGACCGCGTCTGCCTGGAAGGGAACAACCAGAAGCAGGCGGACTTTCTCGGCAAGGCGCTGACCCGCCTCGACCCGGCGCGCATCAACGGTCTGCACATGCTGCTGTCCGTGCTGTCGCTGCCCGAGCACCTGGACGTGTTCGAGAAGGGCATCGGTGCACGGCTGGACTTCTCGTTCTCGGGGCCCCAGGCGGGCCGGCTGGCGAAGCTGGCGCAGTCGGGCAAGCTCAATATCGGCGCCATCCACACGTACCTGGAGCTGTTCGCGCGCTACTTTGTCGACCTGACGCCGCGCGTGGCGCTGGTGGCCGCCGAGATGGCGGACCGCGAGGGCAACCTGTACACGGGCCCGAACACGGAAGACACGCCCGCCATTGTCGAAGCCACCGCGTTCAAGAGCGGCATCGTCATTGCGCAGGTCAACCGGATCGTGGATAAACTGCCGCGCGTGGACATTCCGTCCGGCTGGGTCGAATATGTGGTGCAGTCGCCCACGCCGTACTACATCGAGCCGCTGTTTACGCGCGACCCGGCGCTGATCTCGGAAATCCAGGTGCTGATGGCGATGATGGCCATCAAGGGCATCTACGCCGAATATGAAGTCCAGCGCCTCAATCACGGCATCGGCTTCGACACGGCCGCCATCGAACTGCTGCTGCCGACCTATGCGGCGGACCTCGGCCTGAAGGGCAAGATCGCGCGGCACTGGGCACTGAACCCGCACCCGGCGCTGATTCCGGCCATCGAAGCGGGCTTCGTCGAATCGGTCCATTCGTTCGGCTCCGAGCTGGGAATGGAAAACTATATCCGCGCGCGGCCCGACGTGTTCTTTACCGGGCCGGATGGCTCGATGCGCAGCAACCGCGCTTTCTCGCAGGCGGCCGGTCACTACGCCTGCGACATGTTTATCGGTTCCACCTTGCAGATCGATTTGCAGGGCAACTCCTCGACGGCGACGCTGGGCCGCATTTCCGGCTTCGGCGGTGCGCCGAACATGGGGGCGGACGCCCGCGGGCGGCGGCACCCCAGCGCCGCCTGGCTGAAGGCAGGCGAGCAGGCGCGCGCTGGCCGCAACACCATCCCGCGCGGGCAGAAGCTCGTCGTGCAGATTGTCGAGACGTTCCGTGAGCACATGGCGCCTGCGTTTGTCGAGCGGCTCGACGCGTGGCAGCTGGCCGAGCAGGCCGGCATGGCGATCCCGCCGGTGATGATCTACGGCGACGACGTCACGCATATCCTGACGGAAGAGGGCATCGCCAACCTGCTGCTGTGCCGCAGCGACGAGGAGCGCGAACAGGCCATCCGCGGCGTGGCCGGGTACACGCCGGTCGGCATGGGGCGCGATAAGCGCATGGTGGAAAACCTGCGCGACCGTGGCATCATCCGTCGCCCGGAGGATCTCGGCATCGACAAACGCCTGGCCACGCGCGACCTGCTGGCTGCCAAGAACATGAAAGGCCTGGTGCGCGCATCGGGTGACCTGTACGAGCCGCCGAAACGCTTCAGGAACTGGTAA
- a CDS encoding SLC13 family permease, with the protein MSSHLIAICVLALMFVVATALPINMGVIAFVGAFLVGTVVAGMQAKGIMAGFPAELFLTLVGITFLFAQAQNNGTIDWLVRLAVRAVGGRIAAIPWVMFAVTALLTSVGAVSPAAVAIIAPIALGFAAKYGINPLMMGLMVIHGAQGGGFSPISIYGGITNKVVKEAGLPISELTTAFASLGVNVAVSLVLFFVFGGAKLMRQSAPKAMPVMPATPFGAPVAVAAQGPQIYGDAESEAASEERLLRQRSSEAVGAVGGSAGKLTHTPADEGPTIHQIVTVVGLIALAVLTLLYKLDIGFVAISIGLLISILSPQVQKRAIGQVSWPEIMLIVGVSTYVGVMQKMGTITWVGDSVASMTSPLIVALLLLFVGAIVSAFASSTAVLGSLIPLAVPFLQTGGGVEPIGFIAAMAVASTIVDVSPFSTNGALVLASAQHVDRDVFLRQLMIYGGIVTLVAPVVLWLLFVVL; encoded by the coding sequence GTGTCCTCTCACCTGATCGCAATCTGCGTGCTGGCGTTGATGTTCGTTGTCGCCACCGCGCTGCCCATCAATATGGGCGTTATCGCTTTTGTCGGCGCTTTCCTCGTCGGCACCGTGGTCGCCGGCATGCAGGCCAAAGGCATCATGGCCGGCTTTCCGGCCGAACTGTTTTTAACGCTGGTCGGCATCACGTTCCTGTTCGCGCAGGCCCAGAACAATGGGACCATCGACTGGCTTGTCCGACTTGCGGTGCGGGCTGTGGGCGGGCGCATTGCAGCGATTCCCTGGGTGATGTTTGCCGTGACGGCGCTGCTGACGTCCGTCGGCGCCGTGAGCCCGGCCGCCGTCGCCATCATCGCGCCCATCGCGCTGGGCTTCGCGGCCAAGTACGGGATCAATCCCCTGATGATGGGGCTGATGGTGATTCACGGCGCGCAGGGCGGCGGCTTTTCGCCCATCAGCATCTATGGCGGCATCACCAACAAGGTGGTCAAGGAGGCGGGGCTGCCGATTTCCGAACTGACGACGGCGTTCGCCAGCCTGGGGGTCAACGTGGCCGTGTCGCTCGTGCTGTTCTTCGTGTTCGGCGGCGCGAAGCTGATGCGCCAGAGCGCGCCGAAGGCGATGCCGGTAATGCCTGCGACCCCGTTTGGCGCACCGGTGGCCGTGGCCGCGCAGGGTCCACAGATTTACGGCGATGCCGAAAGCGAAGCGGCCAGCGAGGAACGCCTGCTGCGTCAGCGTTCCAGCGAGGCCGTGGGCGCCGTCGGTGGCAGCGCCGGCAAGCTGACGCATACGCCCGCCGACGAGGGACCGACGATTCACCAGATCGTCACCGTCGTCGGCCTGATCGCGCTGGCCGTGCTGACGTTGCTGTACAAGCTCGATATCGGCTTCGTCGCCATCTCGATCGGCCTGTTGATCTCGATCCTGTCGCCGCAGGTGCAGAAGCGCGCCATCGGCCAGGTGTCGTGGCCGGAGATCATGCTCATTGTCGGCGTCAGCACGTATGTGGGTGTCATGCAGAAGATGGGTACCATCACGTGGGTGGGCGACAGCGTTGCCAGCATGACGTCGCCGCTGATCGTCGCGCTGCTGCTGCTGTTTGTCGGCGCCATCGTGTCGGCCTTTGCGTCGTCCACCGCGGTGCTGGGCTCCCTGATTCCGCTGGCCGTGCCGTTCCTGCAAACAGGTGGCGGCGTCGAGCCGATCGGCTTTATCGCGGCCATGGCCGTGGCGTCCACGATTGTCGACGTCAGCCCGTTCTCGACCAACGGCGCGCTGGTGCTGGCGAGCGCCCAGCACGTCGACCGCGACGTGTTCCTGCGCCAGCTGATGATCTATGGCGGTATCGTGACCCTGGTCGCGCCGGTCGTCTTGTGGCTGCTGTTTGTTGTACTGTAA
- a CDS encoding LysR family transcriptional regulator: protein MHSRISDDITFRKLEILLAYMEGGNLNAAARMLDISAVSVHRALHSLEDAMSCQLFSLQGRNLIPNEAAQVLAEVSRDVIRLMADGIAATRSAAGYSADHLKIGSLYSLTTGTIPNVIIGIKLRKPELETELVLGSNAELLHKLKQNAVDAALMAVPDPDPDVESISLFEDDVFFAAPAGSPYEHMTEVDLRDCAGEKFVCLRDGFVTFSGFQEAFRIAGFAPTLVTRVGDIFSLMNLVAAGIGYTLLPGRVRDAFGDKVRLIPLKQDYRMRQTIGLSFLRVRERDPNLLALAAVCRMLKHS, encoded by the coding sequence ATGCACAGCCGGATCAGCGACGACATCACCTTCCGCAAACTGGAAATCCTCCTGGCCTATATGGAAGGCGGCAACCTGAACGCAGCCGCGCGCATGCTCGACATCAGCGCCGTCAGTGTGCACCGGGCGCTGCATTCGCTGGAGGATGCGATGAGCTGCCAGCTGTTCAGCCTGCAGGGCCGCAACCTGATTCCCAACGAGGCGGCGCAGGTGCTGGCCGAGGTGAGCCGCGATGTGATCCGCCTGATGGCCGACGGCATTGCCGCAACGCGCTCCGCTGCCGGCTATTCGGCCGACCATCTTAAAATCGGTTCGCTGTATTCGCTGACGACCGGCACCATTCCGAATGTCATCATCGGCATCAAATTGCGCAAGCCGGAACTGGAGACGGAGCTGGTGCTCGGGTCGAACGCGGAGCTGCTGCACAAACTGAAACAGAATGCCGTCGATGCGGCGTTGATGGCCGTGCCGGATCCCGATCCCGACGTCGAATCGATTTCTCTGTTCGAGGACGACGTGTTCTTTGCCGCCCCTGCCGGATCGCCCTATGAGCACATGACGGAAGTCGACCTGCGCGACTGCGCTGGCGAGAAATTCGTTTGCCTGCGTGACGGCTTCGTTACCTTCAGCGGCTTCCAGGAGGCCTTCCGCATTGCCGGTTTCGCGCCGACGCTCGTCACCCGCGTGGGCGACATCTTTTCGCTGATGAACCTTGTCGCTGCGGGTATCGGCTACACGCTGCTGCCGGGCCGCGTGCGCGATGCGTTTGGCGACAAGGTGCGGCTTATTCCCCTCAAACAGGATTACCGGATGCGCCAGACGATCGGGCTGTCGTTCCTGCGCGTGCGCGAGCGCGATCCGAATCTGCTGGCGTTGGCTGCCGTGTGCCGGATGCTCAAGCACAGCTGA
- a CDS encoding c-type cytochrome, with protein sequence MSDAHHEHQSAIRTPKQLIVAVIGFFLVVTLGIILLVQYVTQQRLPGAGSTAQSPEAIASRLKPVADEGFTLKDANAPKVLQTGEAIYTSTCQACHGAGVAGAPKTGDAGAWGTRIAQGYDTIVKHAIEGIRAMPAKGGNPELDDVEVARAVVFMANQSGAKFKEPEVPAAPAAAPAGEAAAPAAAPAAAAPAAEPAKG encoded by the coding sequence ATGAGCGACGCACATCACGAACATCAATCCGCCATCCGCACGCCGAAACAGCTGATCGTCGCGGTCATCGGCTTCTTCCTCGTCGTTACCCTCGGCATTATCCTGCTGGTCCAATACGTCACGCAGCAACGCCTGCCCGGCGCCGGTTCGACCGCGCAGTCGCCCGAGGCCATTGCGTCGCGGCTGAAGCCCGTGGCGGACGAGGGCTTTACGCTCAAGGATGCGAACGCGCCGAAAGTGCTGCAGACGGGTGAAGCCATTTATACGTCGACGTGCCAGGCCTGTCACGGTGCCGGCGTGGCGGGGGCGCCGAAGACGGGTGATGCGGGTGCCTGGGGCACGCGTATCGCGCAGGGCTATGACACCATCGTCAAGCATGCCATCGAGGGCATTCGTGCGATGCCGGCCAAGGGCGGCAATCCGGAACTGGACGATGTGGAAGTGGCGCGCGCCGTGGTGTTCATGGCCAATCAGTCGGGCGCGAAGTTCAAGGAGCCGGAAGTGCCTGCGGCACCGGCCGCGGCACCTGCCGGCGAGGCGGCTGCTCCGGCTGCGGCGCCTGCCGCTGCTGCTCCTGCTGCGGAGCCGGCCAAGGGTTAA
- a CDS encoding M13 family metallopeptidase, which translates to MKRHLLSALTLSLLAGVCGIAGAADKAPSSKPATGGTASGIAIEYIDPSVRAQDDFFVHTNGKWLATTEIPADKSSWGSFAKLREDIQPQLRSIIENAAASAKDADQQRIGDFYASFMDEARVEQLGIAPIKDKLTRIAAIADKKALPQLIAQFNRHGITAPMGFAIHQDNKDSTKYVADFYQDGLGLPDRDYYLKKDDAKMADALAKYEAHIAKMLTLAGDAKAAASAKAIVGFETELAKIQWTKVELRDPVKAYNKFDIAKVGELMPGFDWNAYLAATGVQGKATYVIVSQPTYFQALDKLLASTSLDTLKAYSQWHVVREAAPYLSKAFVDTNFEFYGTVLSGVTENRPRWKRAVSATESAVGESIGKVYVEQHFPPEHKARMEKLVNNLLMAFKQSINTLDWMTPATKKEAQTKLAKFTTKIGYPNKWLDYSKLTVKRDDLLGNVLRATEFNYNKELNKLGKPIDRDEWLMTPQTVNAYYNPEMNEIVFPASILQPPFFDPKADDAVNYGAIGGVIGHEISHGFDDQGAQYDGDGNLRDWWSAADHKNFKAKTGQLVAQYSAYAPLPGYNVNGELTLGENIGDNSGLAVAYKAYKLSLKGKKAPVIDGLTGDQRFYMGWSQVWRMKMREPALIQQIKTDPHSPGQFRANGTMRNQPGFYEAFKVKNGDKMYLPPKERVIIW; encoded by the coding sequence TTGAAACGACATCTGTTGAGTGCATTAACGCTGAGCCTGTTGGCCGGCGTCTGCGGCATTGCCGGCGCGGCCGACAAAGCCCCTTCGAGCAAACCCGCGACCGGCGGAACCGCCTCCGGGATTGCCATCGAATATATCGACCCGTCCGTGCGGGCGCAGGACGACTTCTTCGTCCACACCAACGGCAAGTGGCTGGCCACGACGGAGATCCCGGCCGACAAATCGAGCTGGGGTTCGTTCGCCAAGCTGCGTGAAGACATCCAGCCGCAGCTGCGTTCCATCATCGAGAACGCCGCGGCAAGTGCCAAGGATGCGGACCAGCAGCGCATCGGCGACTTCTACGCCAGCTTCATGGACGAAGCGCGCGTCGAACAGCTGGGCATCGCACCGATCAAGGACAAGCTGACGCGGATCGCCGCCATCGCCGACAAGAAGGCGCTGCCGCAACTGATCGCCCAGTTCAACCGCCACGGCATCACGGCGCCGATGGGCTTTGCCATCCACCAGGACAACAAGGATTCGACCAAGTACGTGGCCGACTTCTACCAGGACGGCCTGGGTTTGCCCGATCGCGACTACTACCTGAAAAAGGATGACGCGAAAATGGCCGACGCGCTGGCCAAGTACGAAGCGCACATCGCCAAGATGCTGACCCTGGCGGGCGACGCGAAAGCGGCGGCCAGTGCGAAAGCCATCGTTGGTTTTGAAACGGAACTGGCGAAGATCCAGTGGACCAAGGTCGAACTGCGCGACCCGGTCAAGGCGTACAACAAGTTCGACATCGCCAAGGTCGGCGAACTGATGCCGGGCTTCGACTGGAACGCGTACCTGGCCGCCACGGGCGTGCAGGGCAAGGCGACGTACGTGATCGTCAGCCAGCCGACGTACTTCCAGGCGCTGGACAAGCTGCTGGCATCGACGTCGCTGGACACGCTGAAGGCGTACTCGCAGTGGCACGTCGTGCGTGAGGCGGCGCCATACCTGTCCAAAGCCTTTGTCGACACCAACTTCGAGTTCTACGGCACGGTGCTGTCGGGCGTGACGGAGAACCGTCCGCGCTGGAAGCGTGCCGTCAGCGCGACCGAAAGCGCCGTGGGCGAGAGCATCGGCAAGGTGTACGTCGAACAGCACTTCCCGCCGGAGCACAAGGCGCGCATGGAAAAGCTGGTCAACAACCTCCTGATGGCGTTCAAGCAGAGCATCAACACGCTGGACTGGATGACGCCGGCCACGAAGAAGGAAGCGCAGACCAAGCTGGCGAAGTTCACCACGAAGATCGGCTACCCGAACAAGTGGCTCGACTACTCGAAGCTGACCGTCAAGCGCGATGACCTGCTGGGCAACGTGCTGCGCGCCACGGAGTTCAACTACAACAAGGAGTTGAACAAGCTGGGTAAACCGATCGACCGCGACGAGTGGCTGATGACGCCCCAGACCGTCAACGCCTACTACAACCCGGAGATGAACGAGATCGTCTTCCCGGCTTCGATCCTGCAGCCGCCGTTCTTCGATCCGAAGGCCGATGACGCGGTCAATTACGGCGCCATCGGCGGCGTGATCGGCCACGAGATCAGCCACGGCTTCGACGACCAGGGCGCGCAATATGATGGCGACGGCAACCTGCGCGACTGGTGGAGCGCGGCCGACCACAAGAACTTCAAGGCCAAGACGGGCCAGCTGGTGGCGCAGTACAGCGCGTATGCACCGCTGCCAGGCTACAACGTCAACGGCGAGCTGACCCTGGGCGAGAACATCGGCGACAACTCCGGCCTGGCCGTGGCTTATAAAGCCTACAAGCTGTCGCTGAAGGGCAAGAAGGCGCCGGTGATCGACGGCCTGACGGGCGACCAGCGTTTCTACATGGGCTGGTCGCAGGTGTGGCGCATGAAGATGCGCGAGCCGGCACTGATCCAGCAGATCAAGACCGACCCGCACTCGCCAGGCCAGTTCCGCGCCAACGGCACGATGCGCAACCAGCCGGGCTTCTACGAAGCCTTCAAGGTCAAGAACGGCGACAAGATGTACCTGCCGCCGAAAGAGCGCGTGATCATCTGGTAA
- a CDS encoding M13 family metallopeptidase yields MKRHLISLSLLAAFATGATAADTAPAAGLISGIDTQYIDSTVRPQDDFFVHLNGKWLKTAEIPADKSSWGSFAKLRDDTLPQLRDIIEGLQKQKGLKGDEQKIADLYASYMNEAKLDQLGAKPLAGELSRIAALKDKKGIPTLIAHLTRIGVPTPYAVRVSQDARESTRYAAYMAQSGLGLPDRDYYLKKDDAKLADALAKYEQHVAKILTLAGAKDGAAQAKNIVAFETALAEAQWTKVENRDPVKRYNKIELAKLAELAPGYDFKAALAASGIAAKTDYVIVMQPSYLKSFDRIVADTDLATLKSYFTWHLLRDASPYLSKPYADAHFAFYGTVLTGVTEQPPRWKRGVGVVEGAIGEGLGKLYVAEHFPADRKARMEKLVQNLLLAYKQSIDTLDWMSPETKKEAQAKLAKFTPKIGYPDKWRDYGKLKLNASDLLGNLRRASEFEFQRDLNKLGQPIDKTEWGMTPQTVNAYYRSTANEIVFPAAILQPPFFDARADDAVNYGAIGAVIGHEISHGFDDSGSQSDGDGNLRDWWTAQDRANFKAKTDALVKQYDAYSPLPGYNVNGRLTLGENIADNSGLAIAYKAYKLSLNGQPAPTIDNLTGEQRFYMGFGQVWRSKMREAQQIVQVKTDPHSPGQFRANGTVVNQPGFYEAFGVKAGDKLYVKPEERVLIW; encoded by the coding sequence GTGAAACGACATCTGATCTCTCTTTCCCTCCTCGCCGCCTTTGCCACGGGCGCCACGGCAGCCGATACCGCGCCGGCTGCCGGCCTGATCTCCGGCATCGACACGCAGTACATCGACAGCACGGTACGCCCGCAGGACGATTTCTTCGTCCACCTGAACGGCAAGTGGCTGAAAACGGCGGAAATCCCCGCCGACAAATCGAGCTGGGGCTCGTTCGCCAAGCTGCGCGATGACACGCTGCCGCAACTGCGCGACATCATCGAAGGGCTGCAGAAGCAGAAGGGCCTGAAGGGCGACGAGCAGAAGATCGCCGACCTGTACGCCAGCTACATGAACGAGGCAAAGCTGGACCAACTGGGCGCGAAACCGCTGGCCGGCGAGCTGTCGCGCATCGCCGCGCTGAAGGACAAGAAGGGTATCCCGACGCTGATCGCGCACCTGACGCGCATCGGCGTGCCGACGCCGTACGCGGTACGCGTGTCGCAGGACGCGCGCGAGTCGACCCGTTACGCGGCCTATATGGCGCAAAGCGGCCTGGGTCTGCCGGACCGCGACTACTACCTGAAAAAGGACGACGCCAAGCTGGCGGACGCGCTGGCGAAATACGAGCAGCACGTCGCGAAGATCCTGACCCTGGCCGGCGCGAAAGACGGCGCGGCGCAGGCGAAGAACATCGTGGCGTTCGAGACCGCGCTGGCCGAGGCGCAGTGGACGAAGGTCGAGAACCGCGACCCCGTCAAGCGCTACAACAAGATCGAGCTGGCCAAACTGGCCGAGCTGGCCCCGGGCTACGACTTCAAGGCCGCGCTGGCTGCGTCGGGCATCGCCGCCAAGACCGATTACGTCATCGTCATGCAACCCAGCTACCTGAAAAGCTTCGACAGGATCGTGGCGGACACGGATCTGGCCACGCTGAAGTCGTACTTCACCTGGCACCTGCTGCGCGACGCATCGCCCTACCTGTCGAAGCCCTATGCGGACGCGCACTTTGCGTTCTACGGCACCGTGCTGACGGGCGTGACGGAACAGCCGCCACGCTGGAAGCGCGGCGTGGGCGTGGTCGAAGGCGCCATCGGCGAAGGCCTGGGCAAGCTGTACGTGGCCGAGCACTTCCCGGCCGACCGCAAGGCGCGCATGGAAAAGCTGGTGCAGAACCTGCTGCTGGCGTACAAGCAGAGCATCGATACGCTGGACTGGATGAGCCCCGAGACGAAAAAGGAAGCGCAGGCCAAGCTGGCCAAGTTCACGCCGAAGATCGGCTATCCGGACAAATGGCGCGACTACGGCAAGCTGAAACTGAACGCGTCGGACCTGCTGGGCAACCTGCGCCGCGCGTCCGAGTTCGAGTTCCAGCGTGACCTCAATAAACTGGGCCAGCCGATCGACAAGACGGAATGGGGCATGACGCCGCAGACGGTCAATGCCTACTACCGCTCCACCGCCAACGAAATCGTGTTCCCGGCCGCGATCCTGCAGCCGCCGTTCTTCGACGCGCGCGCCGACGATGCCGTCAACTACGGTGCCATCGGCGCCGTCATCGGCCATGAGATCAGCCACGGCTTCGACGATTCGGGCAGCCAGTCCGATGGCGACGGCAACCTGCGCGACTGGTGGACGGCGCAGGACCGCGCCAACTTCAAGGCCAAGACCGATGCACTGGTCAAGCAGTACGACGCCTACAGCCCGCTGCCGGGCTATAACGTCAACGGCCGCCTGACCCTGGGCGAGAACATCGCCGACAACTCCGGCCTGGCGATCGCCTATAAAGCCTACAAGCTGTCGCTGAACGGCCAGCCGGCACCGACCATCGACAACCTGACGGGCGAGCAGCGCTTCTACATGGGCTTCGGCCAGGTGTGGCGCTCGAAGATGCGCGAAGCGCAGCAGATCGTGCAGGTGAAAACCGACCCGCACTCGCCGGGCCAGTTCCGCGCCAACGGCACCGTCGTCAACCAGCCGGGCTTCTATGAAGCCTTCGGCGTCAAGGCAGGCGACAAGCTGTATGTGAAGCCCGAGGAACGCGTGCTGATCTGGTGA